From Streptomyces cyaneogriseus subsp. noncyanogenus, the proteins below share one genomic window:
- a CDS encoding helix-turn-helix domain-containing protein, which yields MLLDNPALSTRAAQPIAAAPHPVRAFSTALVPPEQRLPAWEKHNADALIALECRTHGDGEFRAREDNLQLGRVHLARVRSTAHSVERSSGLIGERPTGALALFVSLRGEALFQQAGRRQVLRPGDLLVCDADGPFVRGFGDVLDELALRVDRRVLPEEIRPPAPGEPLIVRRSEANPYGRAITRLVGRAVGGQDPTPPDEQTIVDLLSALVGNGAVRPHVLHRALACAYVEDRLRDPGLSASEVARAVGISVRQLTRVFAGMGRTFPRHVLGRRLDLAHSLLAGPGAPALSTAVVAAMCGFRSTAHFSQTFQARFGITAGELRRAAAQRL from the coding sequence ATGCTCTTGGACAACCCGGCCCTCTCCACGCGGGCAGCTCAGCCGATCGCAGCAGCGCCACACCCCGTGCGGGCCTTCTCGACGGCGCTTGTTCCACCGGAACAGCGGTTGCCGGCCTGGGAGAAGCACAACGCGGACGCCCTGATCGCGTTGGAGTGCCGGACGCACGGGGACGGGGAGTTCCGGGCCCGCGAGGACAATCTCCAGCTCGGCCGCGTCCATCTGGCCCGGGTGCGGAGCACGGCCCACTCGGTCGAGCGCTCCTCCGGTCTCATCGGAGAGCGGCCGACAGGCGCCCTGGCCCTCTTCGTCTCCCTCCGGGGCGAGGCGCTGTTCCAGCAAGCGGGGCGACGGCAGGTCCTGCGTCCCGGCGACCTCCTGGTCTGTGACGCGGACGGTCCCTTCGTCCGTGGATTCGGCGACGTACTGGACGAATTGGCACTACGCGTGGACCGCCGTGTCCTGCCGGAGGAGATCCGCCCTCCCGCCCCCGGCGAGCCACTCATCGTCCGCAGGAGTGAGGCCAATCCCTACGGTCGCGCGATCACCCGGCTCGTCGGGCGTGCCGTCGGCGGACAGGATCCGACGCCGCCCGACGAGCAGACGATCGTGGACCTGCTGTCCGCCCTGGTGGGCAACGGCGCCGTCCGGCCTCATGTCCTGCACCGGGCGCTCGCCTGCGCCTACGTCGAGGACAGGCTCCGCGATCCCGGTCTGTCGGCCTCCGAGGTGGCCCGCGCGGTGGGCATCAGCGTCCGCCAACTCACCCGTGTCTTCGCCGGCATGGGAAGGACGTTCCCACGCCATGTGCTCGGACGGCGGCTCGACCTCGCGCACAGCCTGCTGGCCGGCCCGGGCGCCCCTGCCTTGTCGACGGCCGTGGTGGCGGCCATGTGCGGATTCCGGTCCACCGCGCACTTCTCACAGACCTTCCAGGCACGCTTCGGCATCACCGCCGGTGAGTTGCGCCGTGCGGCCGCGCAACGCCTCTGA
- the proS gene encoding proline--tRNA ligase, with product MAKAPVLTPRADDFPRWYQELITKAELADNGPVRGTMVIRPYGYGLWERMQQEMDARIKAAGASNAYFPLFIPQSYLTREAEHVEGFAPELAVVTHGGGRELEEPVVVRPTSETIVNEYFSKWVQSYRDLPLLINQWANVVRWELRPRVFLRTTEFLWQEGHTAHATREEARDYAAYIHQEVYADFMENVLAMDVVPGRKTARERFAGAINTLTLEGMMGDGKALQLGTSHELGQNFARAFDTRYLSRDGRQEHVWQTSWGSTTRMVGALVMMHGDDRGLRVPPRLAAVQAVVVAVTGDEAVLARAGEIGDRLRTAGVRVRVDDRTDVPFGRRAVDWELKGVPVRIDVGPRDLDSGTAVLVRRIAGTREPVAVEALAALVPEALEDDHGLLLAQSRRLRESRTVDVTTVEEAAEAAGTGWARIPWAALGPEGEARLAERGVSVRCLVAADGSVPERDDQRGNVAVVARAY from the coding sequence ATGGCAAAGGCACCCGTTCTCACGCCCCGGGCGGACGACTTCCCGCGCTGGTACCAGGAGCTGATCACCAAGGCGGAGCTGGCCGACAACGGGCCGGTGCGGGGCACCATGGTGATCCGGCCGTACGGGTACGGGCTGTGGGAGCGGATGCAGCAGGAGATGGACGCCCGGATCAAGGCGGCGGGCGCCTCCAACGCCTACTTCCCGCTGTTCATCCCGCAGTCGTATCTCACGCGGGAGGCCGAGCACGTCGAGGGCTTCGCTCCCGAGCTGGCGGTCGTCACCCACGGCGGGGGCCGGGAACTGGAGGAGCCGGTCGTCGTCCGCCCCACTTCCGAGACCATCGTCAACGAGTACTTCTCCAAGTGGGTGCAGAGCTACCGCGACCTGCCGCTTCTCATCAACCAGTGGGCGAACGTGGTGCGCTGGGAGCTGCGCCCGCGCGTGTTCCTCCGGACCACCGAGTTCCTGTGGCAGGAGGGCCACACCGCCCACGCCACCCGCGAGGAGGCCCGGGACTACGCGGCGTACATCCACCAGGAGGTGTACGCCGACTTCATGGAGAACGTCCTCGCCATGGACGTCGTGCCGGGACGCAAGACGGCCAGGGAGCGGTTCGCCGGGGCGATCAACACCCTCACCCTGGAAGGGATGATGGGCGACGGCAAGGCCCTCCAGCTCGGCACCAGCCACGAGCTGGGCCAGAACTTCGCCCGGGCCTTCGACACGCGGTACCTCTCCCGGGACGGGCGTCAGGAGCACGTCTGGCAGACCTCCTGGGGCTCGACCACACGTATGGTCGGCGCCCTGGTGATGATGCACGGGGACGACCGGGGTCTGCGCGTCCCGCCCCGCCTGGCCGCCGTCCAGGCGGTGGTCGTCGCCGTCACGGGCGACGAGGCGGTCCTGGCCCGGGCCGGTGAGATCGGCGACCGGCTGCGGACGGCCGGTGTGCGCGTCCGCGTCGACGACCGCACCGACGTACCCTTCGGCCGCCGCGCGGTCGACTGGGAACTCAAGGGCGTGCCCGTACGGATCGATGTCGGACCGCGCGACCTGGACAGCGGCACGGCCGTACTGGTCCGCCGTATCGCGGGCACCAGGGAGCCGGTGGCGGTCGAGGCGCTGGCCGCGCTCGTGCCCGAGGCGCTGGAGGACGACCACGGGCTGCTGCTGGCGCAGTCCCGCCGGCTGCGCGAGAGCCGCACCGTCGACGTGACCACCGTCGAGGAGGCGGCGGAGGCGGCCGGCACCGGCTGGGCGCGCATCCCCTGGGCCGCGCTGGGCCCGGAGGGCGAGGCCCGGCTCGCCGAGCGGGGTGTGTCCGTACGCTGCCTGGTCGCCGCGGACGGCTCGGTCCCCGAGCGGGACGACCAGCGGGGCAACGTCGCCGTGGTGGCGCGCGCCTACTGA
- a CDS encoding FAD-dependent oxidoreductase → MPQFNDGPGETALPTSSQVETDVLIVGSGPAGASAALALSTLGIDNIMITKYRWTANTPRAHITNQRAMEIFRDLGIEEQVLADATPHHLVGDTVFCTSIAGEEIGRIHTWGTRPDREADYRLASPCLTVDIPQTYLEPILVKNATVRGTRTRFSTEYLSHTQDDTGVTVRVRDRLTGQEYDIRAKYLIGADGARSKVAADIGLPYEGAMDIAGSMNITFKADIEPYVGHRPSVLYWVIQPGANVGGIGAGLVRMVRPWNEWLIVWGYDIHGEPPVVDEAEAVRIVRQLLGMPDLEVEITGTSLWGNNEMYATHLQNGRVFCAGDAIHRHPPSNGLGSNTSVQDSYNLAWKLAAVLRGQAGPSLLETYSAERAPVAERIVTRANRSSREFADIFAALGVLDAEDEAEMQARIEERKANTPEGAAKRAALVKAMETKNYEFNAHGVELGQFYESGAIVSDGTRPPAGKDEDLYYVMSTSPGAHLPHAWVGDHVTKLALMDLAPYTRWTLITGIAGEEWAGAADKVAQELGIPLETVVIGPGRDVTDLYYDWAKLREVEESGAILVRPDKHIAWRSMSLAEDPVGALRSALTTILGRD, encoded by the coding sequence GTGCCCCAGTTCAACGACGGTCCGGGTGAGACCGCGCTTCCGACGTCATCGCAGGTGGAGACCGATGTCCTGATCGTCGGCTCCGGCCCGGCCGGCGCCTCCGCGGCGCTGGCCCTGTCCACCTTGGGGATCGACAACATCATGATCACCAAGTACCGCTGGACCGCGAACACGCCCCGCGCGCACATCACCAACCAGCGGGCGATGGAGATCTTCCGCGACCTGGGGATCGAGGAGCAGGTGCTGGCCGACGCCACTCCTCACCACCTCGTCGGCGACACCGTCTTCTGCACCTCCATCGCGGGCGAGGAGATCGGCCGCATCCACACCTGGGGCACCCGGCCCGACCGGGAGGCCGACTACCGGCTGGCCTCACCCTGCCTCACCGTCGACATCCCCCAGACCTACCTCGAACCGATCCTCGTCAAGAACGCCACCGTGCGCGGGACCCGGACCCGCTTCTCCACCGAGTACCTGTCGCACACCCAGGACGACACGGGCGTCACAGTCCGGGTGCGCGACCGGCTCACCGGGCAGGAGTACGACATCCGGGCCAAGTACCTCATCGGTGCCGACGGCGCCCGGTCGAAGGTCGCCGCGGACATCGGTCTGCCCTACGAGGGCGCGATGGACATCGCCGGCTCGATGAACATCACCTTCAAAGCCGACATCGAGCCCTACGTCGGACACCGGCCGTCCGTCCTGTACTGGGTGATCCAGCCGGGTGCCAACGTCGGCGGCATCGGCGCCGGTCTGGTCCGGATGGTCCGGCCCTGGAACGAGTGGCTCATCGTGTGGGGTTACGACATCCACGGCGAGCCGCCGGTGGTCGACGAGGCCGAAGCCGTCCGCATCGTACGGCAGTTGCTGGGGATGCCGGATCTCGAGGTGGAGATCACCGGCACCAGTCTCTGGGGCAACAACGAGATGTACGCGACCCACTTGCAGAACGGCCGCGTCTTCTGCGCCGGTGACGCCATCCACCGCCACCCGCCGAGCAACGGCCTTGGCTCGAACACCAGCGTCCAGGACTCCTACAACCTGGCCTGGAAGCTCGCCGCCGTGCTGCGCGGGCAGGCCGGCCCGTCGCTGCTGGAGACGTACTCGGCGGAGCGCGCGCCCGTCGCCGAGCGGATCGTCACGCGGGCCAACCGGTCCAGCCGCGAGTTCGCCGACATCTTCGCGGCCCTCGGCGTCCTCGACGCCGAGGACGAGGCGGAGATGCAGGCCCGTATCGAGGAGCGCAAGGCCAACACGCCCGAGGGCGCGGCCAAGCGCGCCGCACTCGTGAAGGCGATGGAGACCAAGAACTACGAGTTCAACGCCCACGGTGTGGAACTGGGGCAGTTCTACGAGTCCGGTGCCATCGTCTCCGACGGCACGCGGCCGCCGGCCGGCAAGGACGAGGACCTCTACTACGTCATGTCGACGTCACCGGGGGCCCACCTCCCGCACGCCTGGGTCGGCGACCACGTCACCAAGCTCGCCCTGATGGATCTGGCGCCGTACACCCGCTGGACACTGATCACCGGCATCGCGGGTGAGGAGTGGGCGGGAGCGGCCGACAAGGTCGCGCAGGAGCTCGGCATCCCGCTCGAGACGGTGGTGATCGGCCCGGGCCGCGACGTCACCGACCTCTACTACGACTGGGCCAAGCTCCGTGAGGTCGAGGAGTCGGGCGCGATCCTGGTCCGGCCGGACAAGCACATCGCGTGGCGTTCGATGAGTCTCGCCGAGGACCCCGTGGGGGCGCTCCGGTCCGCCCTCACCACGATCCTCGGGAGGGACTGA
- a CDS encoding ATP-binding cassette domain-containing protein, with protein sequence MSKAPKTDAPPAPHIADSHDLIRVHGARENNLKDVSVEIPKRRLTVFTGVSGSGKSSLVFDTIAAESQRLINETYSAFVQGFMPTTARPEVDVLDGLTTVISVDQQRMGADPRSTVGTATDANAMLRILFSRLGDPRIGPPSAYSFNTASVRASGAITVERGAKKAVKATYEKTGGMCPRCEGRGSVTDFDLTQLYDAGKSLNEGALTIPGYSVDGWYGRIFSGCGFFDPDKPIREFTERELHDLLHKEPTKIKVEGINLTYEGLIPKIQKSFLAKDKEAMQPHIRAFVERAVTFTTCPECDGTRLSAGARSSKIKGISIADACAMEIRDLAAWVRGLDEPSVAPLLTALQNTLDSFVEIGLGYLSLERPAGTLSGGEAQRVKMIRHLGSSLTDVTYVFDEPTSGLHPHDIQRMNELLLRLRDKGNTVLVVEHKPEVIAIADHVVDLGPGAGTAGGAVCFEGTVEGLRASDTVTGRHLDDRASLKETVREPTGVLEIRGATANNLRGVDVDIPLGVLVAVTGVAGSGKSSLLHGSIPADAGVVSVDQAPIRGSRRSNPATYTGLLDPIRKAFAKANGVKPALFSANSEGACPTCNGAGVVYTDLAMMAGVATTCEDCEGRRFEASVLEYRLGGRDISEVLAMPVTEAEEFFGAGEARTLAAHKILTRLADVGLGYLTLGQPLTTLSGGERQRLKLATHMAEKGGVYVLDEPTTGLHLADVENLLGLLDRIVDSGKSVIVIEHHQAVMAHADWIVDLGPGAGHDGGRIVFEGTPADLVAARSTLTGEHLAAYVGV encoded by the coding sequence ATGAGCAAGGCCCCGAAGACGGACGCGCCGCCCGCCCCGCACATCGCCGACAGCCACGACCTGATCCGTGTGCACGGCGCCCGCGAGAACAACCTCAAGGACGTCAGCGTCGAGATTCCCAAGCGCCGGCTGACGGTCTTCACCGGCGTCTCCGGTTCGGGCAAGAGCTCGCTGGTGTTCGACACGATCGCCGCGGAGTCGCAGCGTCTGATCAACGAGACCTACAGCGCCTTCGTACAGGGTTTCATGCCGACGACGGCCCGGCCGGAGGTCGACGTCCTCGACGGGCTGACGACCGTGATCAGCGTGGACCAGCAGCGGATGGGCGCCGACCCGCGCTCCACGGTCGGCACCGCGACCGACGCCAACGCGATGCTGCGGATCCTGTTCAGCCGGCTGGGCGACCCGCGCATCGGGCCGCCCAGCGCCTACTCCTTCAACACCGCCTCGGTGCGGGCCTCCGGCGCGATCACCGTCGAGCGCGGCGCCAAGAAGGCGGTCAAGGCGACGTACGAGAAGACGGGCGGCATGTGCCCGCGCTGCGAGGGCCGGGGCTCGGTCACCGATTTCGACCTGACCCAGCTCTACGACGCCGGCAAGTCGCTCAACGAGGGCGCGCTCACCATCCCCGGGTACAGCGTGGACGGCTGGTACGGGCGGATCTTCAGCGGCTGCGGCTTCTTCGACCCCGACAAGCCGATCCGGGAGTTCACCGAGCGGGAGCTGCACGATCTGCTGCACAAGGAGCCGACGAAGATCAAGGTCGAGGGCATCAACCTCACCTACGAGGGGCTGATCCCCAAGATCCAGAAGTCCTTCCTGGCCAAGGACAAGGAGGCGATGCAGCCGCACATCCGTGCTTTCGTGGAGCGGGCGGTCACCTTCACCACCTGTCCGGAGTGCGACGGCACCCGGCTCAGCGCGGGGGCCCGCTCGTCGAAGATCAAGGGCATCAGCATCGCCGACGCCTGCGCGATGGAGATCCGCGACCTGGCCGCCTGGGTGCGCGGCCTCGACGAGCCCTCGGTGGCGCCCCTGCTCACCGCGCTCCAGAACACCCTCGACTCGTTCGTCGAGATCGGTCTCGGCTACCTCTCCCTGGAGCGGCCGGCGGGCACGCTGTCGGGCGGCGAGGCGCAGCGCGTGAAGATGATCCGCCACCTCGGGTCCTCGCTCACCGATGTGACGTACGTGTTCGACGAGCCGACCAGCGGGCTGCACCCGCACGACATCCAGCGGATGAACGAGCTGCTGCTGCGGCTGCGGGACAAGGGCAACACGGTGCTGGTCGTGGAGCACAAGCCCGAGGTGATCGCGATCGCCGACCATGTCGTGGACCTCGGTCCCGGCGCCGGCACGGCGGGCGGCGCCGTCTGTTTCGAGGGCACCGTGGAAGGGCTGCGGGCGAGCGACACCGTCACCGGACGGCACCTCGACGACCGGGCGTCCCTGAAGGAGACGGTACGCGAGCCGACCGGCGTGCTGGAGATCCGCGGCGCGACGGCGAACAATCTGCGCGGTGTCGACGTCGACATACCGCTCGGGGTGCTGGTCGCGGTGACCGGGGTGGCCGGGTCCGGCAAGAGTTCGCTGCTGCACGGGTCGATTCCGGCCGACGCGGGTGTGGTATCGGTCGATCAGGCGCCCATCCGCGGCTCCCGGCGCAGCAACCCGGCGACCTACACGGGGCTGCTGGACCCGATCCGCAAGGCGTTCGCCAAGGCCAACGGCGTCAAGCCGGCCCTGTTCAGCGCCAACTCCGAGGGCGCCTGCCCCACCTGCAACGGGGCCGGTGTCGTGTACACCGACCTGGCGATGATGGCCGGTGTCGCCACCACCTGCGAGGACTGCGAGGGGCGGCGGTTCGAGGCATCGGTGCTGGAGTACCGGCTCGGCGGCCGGGACATCAGCGAGGTGCTGGCGATGCCGGTCACGGAGGCGGAGGAGTTCTTCGGGGCCGGTGAGGCCCGCACACTGGCCGCCCACAAGATCCTGACGCGGCTCGCCGACGTCGGTCTCGGCTATCTCACCCTGGGCCAGCCGCTCACCACGCTGTCCGGCGGCGAGCGCCAGCGGCTGAAGCTGGCCACGCACATGGCCGAGAAGGGCGGCGTCTACGTCCTCGACGAACCGACCACGGGTCTCCACCTCGCCGATGTGGAGAACCTGCTCGGCCTGCTCGACCGGATCGTCGACTCCGGCAAATCGGTCATCGTCATCGAGCATCACCAGGCGGTCATGGCGCACGCCGACTGGATCGTCGACCTCGGTCCCGGCGCAGGCCACGACGGCGGCCGGATCGTCTTCGAAGGCACCCCCGCCGACCTCGTCGCCGCCCGCTCCACCCTCACCGGAGAGCACCTGGCGGCCTACGTCGGCGTCTGA